The Anguilla anguilla isolate fAngAng1 chromosome 2, fAngAng1.pri, whole genome shotgun sequence genome contains the following window.
TGCGCGTTTGTGAGTCTAACACCGCACTTCATTATGCTATGGCTTTACGATTCTGTGAGCAAAACTGAAAATTTCCATCCTTGTTTACATTACATGTGCTCTTGAGCCAGTTTACATGACTAATTGAGGAAGAAGCGCTTTCTTATTCTGCCCTGCAAATTAAGTCAAAACAGTACTGAGGTCCGAGCAAGAATGAACAGAATGTTCTGTTCTTCTGTTGAAATGATTGTCTACTTCTGTTCCACAAAACGGCTTCTACGAAGGACTCCTCTGGGTCCTAAAGCCATCCTTATCTTACTGTTTTCTTCTCTGATCTTGCATTTGGCTATTGTCTCAAAAATGAAGGGGCTCAAAATAACAACTTAAGTTCTGCATAATTGTTAAAATAGTGCTAATAAATCACATAATCACATCGCCTGGGTTTTTACAATATCCAAAGCCTAAAAAATGGTTGCACAATTCGTAATACATTTCACAATCTTTATATTACTGGTTACATAGATGATGTAACCAGAAATGTAAATTCACTGGTTTATGTATTATAACTGGATGTAACTGGATAGATCgatattaaattaaacacacccatttgttttcacagttcTTCCGTCAGCAGACGAGTACAGTCAGTTCCTCTGACTAAGACCTTTGAATACAGTGTATCTGTGATAGTTGTCAGCCTTCCAGTACTTTCTATTTTTCTGTGGGCGGGCTTTCAATGGTATGAAAGTGTGTATACAGCGTACGGGGAGGGAGTACAGTATCAAAATGCACCAGTCTCTTCTGcagtgaaatgaaaaggaaggTGCAGTTTTGTAGAGATTAAATCTTAATTTCAGATAAAACCTTAGAGCTCTGGCGAAAATATTTGCTTAACAATTAGCTTGTTccttcagagacagagaaagccggccaatgtaaataaaatttgaaagaCTGCCAATCAGGTTCTAAGAGCAGTTATTTGAAAAGACAGGGCGTTCCTTTTTGATTTGGACCGTCAGCTTTTTGAGCAGAGAAATCTTTCTCCAGTCCTGGAGTGACAAAGATCTAAATAGTTCATCCTGActtcttcaacaaaaaaaaaaacagaaagattcAATGTTTTCAACACACAGGAGTATTCTTACTGAAATGAGGTTAAATATTGCAACGTTTCAGTATGCTGCCTCCATCTGTGATATGGTGTTGGTAACTTACACTGATGTCTGTAGCATACTGCAACTGATGAATCTTTCAcctttaaagagaaaaagaaggaaagatattttattatagtattcattgttttactttGATCTACATACCTCTAATTTAACAAGAGCCTATTCAATTTCTATAAaaatagaattattattattattattattgttcaataaaaaatctCAATGTTAAAATTTTAAGTAGATATGAACATATGCATTCATGTGAACTCCACATATCATTTTATCCCAACGATTTCTGTAAAAGGATAAACAGGAAAACGACAGATtgtatttggatttcagaacagAACACCACGCCTTTTGGCGGACAAGAAAACAATAGGTTCCCTGCCAAATCCTTATCAAGATGATATAGCATTCAGGACAAAACAttgtataaaacaaaatgtttttgaggaACTGGTCACTCTACTTGGACTGGTAGTCCCATAACCTAAAACAGAGTTTTTATTGGCCCCAGTCGGCCTTCTGCTTTTATACATGTATTAATACAAACCATAACAAAATAAGTTAAGTAAATGAACTTTGAATATGTGATGTTCAAAAATCCATATATACTGCCTTTTAAAATACTTGCAAGTGAGAGTTATGTTACAATTAAAACAAGTGCTaatgttttctgaatttaaatgcatGACAAACAATGCTAttaattcacattttcatttctatgtTATTCATATGATGTTATCAAAGTGTAAGTACATTATGTAATATTGCATCATACTACTTGCAATATGCTCTCTGGTGAAAGATTCACGGCAGGCATTAGGACCCTGTGTGCATTCCTGTCTTTGTGGAGGCCTTGTCTGACTACAGAGCCTACAGCTGAAGTAGGCTGGCATTGTTCACATTTGCTACTTTTAAGATACTTTACGTTAATtttgtataaattataaataaaaaacgtaAAATTTGCAACATGCAGTTATCATCACTGGAATCCTCCACATCATATTGGACATAAAAACTCGTCAAGGAATGCAACTATTTTGAACCTCTCTAAATtaatcacaaatgcattttttgtagGGCCTATGCTCTATAatagacattttttaaacatggaaaCAGGCTACATGAAAACACAAAGGATCACTAGCAACTGTGCAAAGATCAagagtttatattttaaatctttatGCTATAGCTAGCATACAGGCTAAACTTTTCTTCCAGTAGGTTACAACTAAAGTACATACACTACAAAAATGTAGACCCAGCACTTTTACACTTCAAAAGTACatggattgtgtgtgttcaATTAAAAGAGCAATTTTCCACTGGCaacttttatttcttcaaatcaatattttaaacGGTATGCAAAAGTTAGGCTACCACACACTTCcaataaacaaaatcacaaaaatattgagccttgcaaaaaaaaacagaaattcaatATAGTCAGTCGATCACTTTGATTACCCCCCTACACGTTCAGAGCCTACGTGTTACTTTGAACGAGCCggtaatttttttgttgtccttTCATGAATTATCACCAAAAACGTCCTGGCGTCACTCTTAGCACCCCAACCCCCATTAGGCTGCAATGTTACCGGGCAGGATAGTACGCGAGGAACGTGCAGCAGAGCCTGATTGGCTAAAAAGTAAATGCGGGGCGGTCCTTCGTGGAGTCTGCATCGAAGCTATTTAAACAGCTTTGTTATTGAAAAGACTGCAGTGGCTCATCGACGCTTTTGTGGTAGGCTGCGCAGGTGAAGAGCCATACAGCAGTCTTTTGTTATCCAAGATTAGTGTTGCATGGCAAAAATTCTGGAAACGCCACAATACAGCTCACATTAAACGAACGTAATGTAAGTATTCGCATGATTATCTAGTCACTTCATGTGCTTTTGCGGTAGCTCTAATTCGCTTAGCAGTAATGTAGCCTAATATATAGTTTGCTATATAAATTATCGCTTGCATAGTATCGTCAGATCTATACAGCAATATTTGAATGTGATTGTGTCTATATAGCTAACTTTGTATCCGTAATGCATTTCACACTTAACACTCagtgttttctgttgttgtctCCCGCAGATAACAGGTGACCGTGTGTTGAATATTTGGATAATTTCACCTGAACAAATCATGCCTGTTCATTGTACGAGCTTGGTCAACGACGGCGGTTTCCCCCCATCGCCTACTGATGATGGCACCTCAAAGCGTCTCTCCTGGGGGAAATTGGTGCAAAAATTTACGGAGTTCAGCGGGGCGAGCTTAAATCAGAGCGTTGACTCTGACTGTGATAGTTGCAGCCGGAGTGATTGTTCAGATTCTGGTAAGCATCTGTGTCCGTGTATGGTCACTTCCAAAATAATTTGTGTCGATAGCCTGCACTGTTAAATGGTTGATGTTAAATAATTGTGTAGGCCAAAAGCTAAAGTAGCCTGTGGATGAAAGGTTTTAATGAcgcaacttttttttctcttttcagggTCCGACCTGATGTCTGATGTGTCCACATGCGATTCCGATGTGTTCTACGACCCCATGGAAGAGACACTATGTGAGGAGGTGGTGGAGCTCATTTCACGCAGTCTGTCCGAAGCAAAGGACGGGCCCTTAAGATGTTCCAAACTCCTCATCCCGCACCAGCTCTTGGAGCACATCGGCCAGGAACTTCGTCACCTAGCAGCGAGTGAGCCGTGCGGCCTGCGGGGGGCACTGATCGacctgtgtgtggagcaggaTGACGTCTGTCGGAGCGTAGAGCAAATAGCCGTGGACCCGTATCTCGTTCCCACCTTCCAGCTTACGCTCGTACTTAGGCTGGAATCTGAAGGACTGTGGCCCAAGATCCAGGGCCTCTTTGCCCCGCGGGCGCACGATGCGCCAACTGTGAAACATGCCCTGAAACTTAGTACTGGATTCAGAGTGATCAAAAAGAAACTCTATAGCTCCGAAGAGCTGCTCATTGAAGAATGTTGATGCCCAATGTTGTTGCCAGGGAACTTAACCACAGCCATGTGGCAGTAGAAGAGTTAGTATGACTGATGCTTATTGCCTTGGATAGCTTATGGATATTGCTCATCTGGGCATGAGCTCAATGTGCTGTTTGTAACGATAGTCCAGCGGGCTATTGAGTaatttttttactgctgttctgttcttgttgGATCAAAGTGTTTGTGAAATGGGCCTGTTGCATTTCCATGTCCATGATCACTGGATGGGTTTCCGTAGGTGCTCCAAGACCTAGGGTATCTGTTTTTTGTCTCCACTTCTGATTTTATAGGTTCATGAAAAATAAGTATGTTTATTGATAAGCATTAAATGAGATTCACAGATAAGCAGCACTCTTGGTACTGCAGTAGATTCTGCACTTCTGCAAACAGTTGTAAAAGGCTGAGAGCAATGTAAATGGTGCTTTTTCATCTTTTGATCGGATACCtcagtttccatggaaacccaATTATGGCAGCTAGCCTTGGTAATGTAGCCGTATTTGAACCATTATGaaagtttccatttttaatttactcCATTTGACACTTTTTATATTGTATGGGAACAGTTTATACTATGGCTTCCAATgggcatgttttgtgaatgagaccATAATGTTCAAAGTTACTTGCATCCAGTTAATGGGCCAGTCGGTCTTTACCAGAGGTCCCCAGTTGTTACTGTtagtttttcttctgtttaacTTTCACTTGTGCCTCTTAATTtatttgatattcaaatattcatattgcactgtttttgtactttcattaaagtaataaaatgcgcaataaacttatttttttcagaatgctgTGATTTGTCTTTACGGTTCAGATTTAGGATGACCTACCTGAACCAATTAAGCAGTATATTGAACACAATCTGTTGCATACGGATTTCACAAACTGTCTCCGTTTTGTTTGTTCAAAGGACAATGCTTGTATATATTCATCACATATTGAGAAACTTGAAGCACACACGacctggtttctttttttataattaaaaaataaaagtaatttcccTTCAATCAGTTGCCAGTTTAGGTCTAGAAAATACGGTGTGAAGAGCATTTGAGATCCCTGGTATTCTGAAGTTGAATTTATGCTGAAATTGTCGCCCTGGGCCGGAATACGGCTAGATGGTTTATTTCAGACATATTCGTAAATGGTAAACCGTAgtactgctgtttgttttgagtCTTCCCTAGTAATGAGGGAATGATTAAGATCTGGGGCTGATTGGGATCTGCTGCTAGTGACATTAATCAATGAACTACTCGTTAGAAAGGAATACCAGCTGTAGGCCtacttttggaaaaacaaaaatgcagtccattttgaTCTATGGGAATGAAAATTTCCCACAGTAAAATACTATCGATTGTGCACATCCCAATGTCGATTCATTTTGACATATTCTTGAATTTATAGGAACTCAAACGCTCCATCTTGtactaattaaaatgaaatggaactATAACGATACCTTGCATTCGAccgacatttttttttaaagactagattatatgtatttttaggCCTCTGCGAAGTTCTGTCTTCTTTTAATAACAGatatgacaaaaataacaatttgaACGGTCCCAAAAACAACGTCTTCGTGTTttgcacattcttttttttgaagatttaGTTTTGTGCTTCTTACCGATTGCTTATAAGAACATGAATAATCGAATTACACATTCTTACAAATTCCCTATGAATTGCACAAGTCCTCAGTCAAGTCCCAATAGGCTGGTTTTGTGAACGTGCAGAAGCGCTCGTCCCGTGCTGCATTCGCAGTTTAGCATTTTACGCCAGGACCTCATTCATGAATCACCCGCTGACAGCTCACCAAATTTCCTtctaccacccccacccccagttaGAACAAAGTACTGGAtaaagtacaaaataaataatggaatatTTTGGTGCCAAAATTATTTCTCAATTCTTGGCTGCCTTCACAACCGATATGcacactgcagttttttttttttttttaaagagacaaagTCTAAATAGATGGTATATTCTGTCGCACACTTTCAGgtttttaaactaaattaagtcattttttCTGACATAAGTAAAAATTTCCAAAACGTTCATCATTTAAATGTCATGAAAAATAAGAACTAACTAATTCTGACAATACTATGCactccaaaaacattttgaagttAGAAAAATTGTTTGGTTATATCCTGTccaaaaaacagctgtttatCAAAAAACCCCAAAGCCTTTATTCTGATATCACTGCAGAGACTgctatgtatgtacagtacaggccacaagtattaggccacctgtaactaaaaaaaaaaaaattttggtaGGCCTATATAACAATTCAATTAATATGTGGACATGTATTAGAATagcaaaccaaagtacaaacttCTTATTTtccaatttctacctacaatgaTACAATAAGATGAGTTTTACATAAAGGTAACCTTAATCATGACTTTCCTTGAAAtggcctcctttggctttaaattaattattggaagtctatccaatcattttgctaagtgggaggtggagggagggggttgggcTGGAGGAGTAATTAAactgagtgaaatcttatcttcCTTTTTCGAAAccccaggtagcctaatacctttagcctgttgtgcaagtaaaataggcactaaagttgcaagaaatattgCAAAGAAGAAAGAATTAGGGTTAGATGTgcagggccaagtaaacattgAGGCAAGAAGATTACTTGGAAAATTGCAAAGAAGATTTcaaggtgcagtgttcagtacacactcagacgattccagctgatgggcagtaatgttaacaggagaagaccaggaagaccaagaagcagaagacaaatatcttgtgttgtctagcaagAACTGCCacaaaactgcaccacaactccaggaagaactcaatgcaactaGAAAcaaaccagttcccctgactacagtgaaactgcaactatgatctgctggtctaaaaggatgtgcatCTGTGAAAAAGCCCTTGCTATGTGCTGTAAAAATGATATTTCCTCACATTATTCCCAAAACTTGTAATCATAGATGCAGACAAATATGTCATCATTAAGTTCATTCTTACCCCAAAAAAgctctgaaatattttatttaagcttttttcCTTAAAGATATGAGCCAAGCTCACTATTACAATAAAAATTACATGTCTCACCCTTAATCAGAATGACAGAAAGCAATGCATTTAAGGATTGAATAAAATTGGAAACAATTACTCTTCTGGGgataaaaacattcaaattaaccattaaaaataaaatagtatataaacattcttatttaaaaatgaaaaccaatatAAATGCATTGGTGATCCTGAAAAGTCTTAAATAAGCTCACAGTTGTTAATCAGAAGAACTAGATAAAGTCATTATTAGTATGACTTCAATAATTTTGGGTTGCACTATACAGCATCTCAAATGGTGCACTAAAAggcattttcaaaattatatgaGGGCTGTATTGGGACTAAATCTGCTCGCATGTCCGTAGGAAATGACATCTTTAACCATGTAGGGAAGAATGGATTTCAGATAGCCTGGAACAGCTCGGAGTTCCCATCTTTTGAGCCCTTTGGTACAAATCACTGTCTCCGAAATATCGAGCTCGATACAGCAAGCCTTCCTCTGCAAGACAAGAAATATtatactgtaaattattttaccatttacacacagTCTGGATTAACTCTCATACCAAAGGTTACTGTAGCATCGGATAAGCAACATGGAACTAGAGCGCAAGGACATAAAGTCCAATAGGGACTTGGCTATCTGAGACATTAATGGTACCTCAAACAG
Protein-coding sequences here:
- the ddit4 gene encoding DNA damage-inducible transcript 4 protein, which codes for MPVHCTSLVNDGGFPPSPTDDGTSKRLSWGKLVQKFTEFSGASLNQSVDSDCDSCSRSDCSDSGSDLMSDVSTCDSDVFYDPMEETLCEEVVELISRSLSEAKDGPLRCSKLLIPHQLLEHIGQELRHLAASEPCGLRGALIDLCVEQDDVCRSVEQIAVDPYLVPTFQLTLVLRLESEGLWPKIQGLFAPRAHDAPTVKHALKLSTGFRVIKKKLYSSEELLIEEC